In Streptomyces sp. HUAS ZL42, the DNA window TCGTACCGTCCTATGAAGCGCAGTACGAACATGTTGCCCGGTGTGTTTGAGCCTGTGTGCACTCCGGACGTCAGACGTGCCACCGGGCGTGAGCCACTCGGAGCGGACCTCGAAGATCAGGGGCTTCACAGGCGGGACACCGGTACGGTCACGGGATGCTTCGCCCGCCGACCCGGGCGGCCCAGCAGTCCGATCTCTGCCGCCGCCTGGTAGGCCGGCAGCCGACCGCGCAGCAGCCAACAGCCCAGCAGTGCCGGGGACATGGCGAGCACCGCGCCGGGCAAACCGCCGAGGGCGGAGGCGCCCCAGTTGCCGGTCGCGGCCAGACAGACCCCGGCCGTAAGGTGCGTGAGGTGCGAACGGGCCACGGCGGTGGCGTCGAGCGTGTCCGTCCTGTGCCAGCGGACCAGCTGAACGGCGTGGCCAACGGCCAACCCGGCCGCTCCGGCCGCGATGAACGGCAGTGGCTCGCGCCAGCCGACGGCCCCGACGAGCCCCACGCCGGTGACGGCGAGCAGAACCAACTGGGTGAGGACGAGATCGCGTCGGGTCCCGCGGGCAAGGTCCAGCGCGCACCCGGCTGCATAGACGACCTGCAACGCGGCGCTCGCGGCGAACGCGGGCGCCAGCGCCACGGCCCCTTCCCAGCCGGGGCCGAGCAGCAGCGCGAGCGCGGCCGGCCCGGCGCCGGCCAGGGCGCCGAAGACGACGAAGCCCGCGGAGGCGGCGTACAGCAGATGCTGCGCGGGCCGGGTCAGGGGCAGTCCCTGGCTGCGGCGGTCGGCGAGCAACGGTACGGCTGCCTGGTTGAGCCCCTTGAGCAGAACGTTCACCGGCACGTCGCACAGCAGCTGGGCGCGGGACCAGAGCCCGGCCGCGGCGGGACCGAGCAGTCGGCCCGCCATCCACAGCGGGGCACTGGCCGCGAGTGTGCGCAGCAGCGCGAAGCCGGTGAGGAACCCGGACAGTCCCAGCAGGGAACCGGACGGAGTGTCCGGATCACGCGCCAGAGTGAGCTTTGCCCCCGTTCCGCTCACCGCGAGACCGAAGGTGGTGAACGCTGTGATCGGAAGGGCCAGGGCGAGGGCGGCTGGGGCGCCTGTGCCGGTGAGTACGACGGCCCCGACCACGCAGCCGGCCACCTGCCCGGAGAGTTCGGCGACCGTTGCGCAGCCGGGCAGGCCGACCCGGCGCAGCGCGGACAACAGCACACAACCTGTCGGCGCCACCAGATACTGGCAGCCCAACAGGCGGAGAAAGAGCGTCAGTTCAGGCATCTCCCACAGTGCCGCGCACCACGGGGCAGCGACTTCGATGACCGCCCAGCAGATCACGCCGGTCAGCAGCGAAAGCCGGAGTGCCGCGTGGAAGAGGGCGCGGCTGAGCTGCTCGGCCCGCAGGACGCAGGTCGCCAGGCCCGCCGTGGCGACCAGCCCGGGCAGCTGGGTCAGCGTGAGGGCGATCGCATAGGCGCCGAAGGCGTTGTGCGGTGCCACGCGCGCGGTCCAGGCGGTGTAGCCGAGCTGCAGGGCGACTGATACGACCGCGCCGCCGTAGCTCCAGCTCAGCACGGAGAGGACGCGACCCGCGGATTTCGGGGCATCGGTCATGAGGTGAAGGGGGCGGTGGTCAGCAGGAAGTTCTGGTGGCGTCGTGGAGGGGCGAAGCCGTGGGGTACCGCGACGGGTCCGTGCGGAGCGAGGTGGTGGAGGTGGTGGTAGCCGAACTCGGCGGCAGTGGAGCGCAGCCGTTCCAGTGCCGGTCGGTCGAGGCACTCGGCGATCACGATCGGACGGTGGTCGGCGAGGGTCTGGGACATCCCGCGCAGCACTTCCGGTTCCAGACCCTCCACATCGATCTTCACCAGGTCGATGGGCCGGTCGTCGACTGCAAGGTCCCCCGTGGTCACCTCCACGTCGACGGTGCTGCGCCCGCAGCCGTCGGCGTCGTCGCGCAGGGTCGCCGTGGTGATGCGCTCGGGGATGGTCAGACGAGCCCGGCCCGGCACCTCTGAGAGTGCCTTGGCGACGACGTGCACCCTGGGGCCGAAACCGTTGACATCGACGTTGCGACGCAGCATCCGGGCCGCGGCGGGGTTGGGTTCGACAGCGACAGCGTGCAGTCGAGGGTTGGCCTGGCAGGCCAGCAGGGTGTAGAGGCCGGCGTAGGCCCCGGCGTCCAGGAAACCGCGTGCGGTACGGGCGAGCCGGTAGAAGAGCGGATGGGTGGCCTCCTCCCACAGCCGCAGATCCGTCCAGACCACGGGCCCGGCGAGTACGTCGTCCCGGCCGCAGTGGTAGCGGAACGTGCTGCCGTCCGGTGCGTGCAGCTGCCAGACGCCGGTGGGGCGCAGATGCTGCCAGACCGTGAGCGGCACATGGCCGCGTACGGTTCCGGCCCGTACCGCCCGCTGAAACGTGTGTGAGCGCATCAGCAGGTCACGGACACCGCGCAGCACGGGCTTGGCGTGGCGCAGCTGCGAAACGCCGGGGGTGGTCATCGCTCAGGCTCCCGTCAGCGAGCGCTCACGGACCGGGTTGGGAACAACGGCCAGTTCGGCGTCGACCATGATCCGGGCGAGTTCCGGAGCGTGAACGGCTGCCTGCCAGCCCAGTTCGCGTTCGGCCTTGGAGGCGTCACCGACCAGGTCGGGAACCTCGGAGGGGCGCAGATAACGCTCGTCGAAGCGGACGTGCCGCTCCCAGTCGAGGCCCACGTGCTCGAAGCAGAAGCTCAGGAAATCGCGGACGCTGTAGCTGGTGCCGGTGGCTACCACGTAGTCGTCGGGCTCATCCTGCTGCAGCATGCGCCACATCGCGTCGACGTACTCGGGCGCGTATCCCCAGTCGCGGCGGGCCTCCAGGTTGCCGAGATGGAGGACGTCCTGCTCCCCGCGGGCGATGCGGGCGGCAGCGCGGGCGATCTTGCGTGTCACGAAGGTCTCGCCGCGGCGTGGGGACTCATGGTTGAAGAGGATCCCGTTCACGGCGTGGATGCCGTACGCCTCACGGTAGTTACGGGTGATCCAGTACGCGTACACCTTGGCGGCCGCGTACGGCGAGCACGGGTGGAAGGCCGACGACTCCGACTGCGGGGGGGCGGTCGTCCCGAACATCTCGGAGCTGGAAGCCTGGTAGAAGCGGCACGGCAACCCGGTCGCCCGGATGGCTTCGAGGAGACGTGTGGTGCCCAGACCCGTGGTGGTACCGGTGAACTCGGGCTCGTCGAAGGAGACCCGGACGTGCGACTGGGCGGCCAGGTGGTAGACCTCGTCGGGCTGGATGCCCTCCAGCAGGGCAGCGATGCGGGAGCCGTCGGCCAGATCTCCGTAGTGCAGCCGGAGCCGTGCGTCCGGCTCGTGCGGGTCCTGGTAGAGATGGTCGATCCGTTGGGTGGTGAAGGTGGAGGAGCGGCGGATGAGGCCGTGCACCAAATAGCCCTTGGACAGCAGGAGCTCGGCTAGATACGAGCCGTCCTGGCCGGTGATGCCGGTGACGAGTGCAGTCTTGCGAGGCACGGCGACTCCTGGGTCGTGCTGGGACGGGGTGCGCTGCGCGGCTGTGCGCAGGTCGTCAGCAGGCCGACGATCACGGCCTGTTCTGGGCTGAGGGAGTAGGTGATCATGTAGACCAACTGGCTGCAGATGAGTAGCCGGAGCAGCAGTCCGTGCTCGCGATCCGCACCCGCCTCGCGCCAGGCTCTGGCGTACAGCACAAGGATCGCCGCGAGGCCGAGGAGGCCGAGGCGGAGCAGGACCTCCAGGTAGTAGTCGTGGGGTGACACGGTGACGAGCGTTCCGTCGACCACACGGTCGTACCCGGACCCGAAGGGCTGGCCCAGCAGCCACTCCGGTACCCCATCGAGATGGGCCACCAGAGCGTGCCAGCCTTCCATGCGCCACATCAGCGTCGTGTCGTCCTCACTGGAGGCTGCGAGGCTTGAGGTGACCTGGTCGGCGGCCCCCAAGGAAACGGCCAGCAAAGAGAGCACGCTGACGGAGCCCAGGACAGCCAGTGCCGCGGCACGGGATCCGGACTGCCGTCGGCGGCATACCAGCCAGCCCGTCACCATGACGCCCGTGGCAAGCCATACGGTGCGGTGCTGGGTCAGGACGACGACCAACAGGAGCGGCCAGGCCAGGGCTCTGCCGCGGGCAAAGCCGTGACCACACAGCAGCATCAGGGCCGCCTGGCCGATGATCAGGGCTTCAGCCGCGTTCACCGGGCGGGCGTTGGTGAGTACTCCGTCGACCATGATCGAGTCGGAGTTGGAGCCGATGCCGACGTTCAACCACCACAGCAGGGCAGCAAGGGACAGAACACAGGCGGCGGGCACCCAGATGAGGCTGACCACACGCAGTAGGTTCCGACCGGGGGGAATGGCGGCGACGAAGAACGCGACGCAGAGGAGCTGGACGAAACTGGTTCGCGCCTCGTTGCCCGCGGTCTGCACGCCGAAGAGTCCGAACCCCCGCATCAGCGCACAGGCGGTCAGGCCCAGCAGGACGAGAAGCGAGGCCCGGGGTCTGCGCCCCCGTTTCCTTACGGACATGATGAGCGCAGCGGCCAGCAGACATACGGTCAGCACATCCGTGGGCATGAGATCCAGACCCGGGCTTCGGAGGGGCGGACGCATGTTCTGCTGCGACTGCCAGAGCTGAACGGCGGTGTACAGGCCGATTCCCCAGACCGGCCAGCGGACAAAGCTCGCGCTGAGTGCCGCGCAGGCGATGAGCCCGGCGCAGCCGAACAGCACTGTCGTCGGATCGAGCAGCAAGGGATCATCCCCCTGCGGGGGAGCGACGGACCGAGGACCGCACCGCGGCCTTCACATAGGGCGAGAACATCAGCAGCGGGGCCCACGGCCAACAGTGCCGCAGGCAGTAGACCCGCCATTGCCGGGGCGGCAGTTCCCGCTGTGAGGTGATCCGGCGGAGCGCCTCACGCACGCCGATGCCCGGTTCACGGGACCCGGTGTGCGGCGGGGGGAGGTCGCAGATGCCGACGTGGCACGGTGTCACGTAAGCGGGAATGCCGGCCTGGCGGACGCGGAATCCGTGATCGTAGTCGCCGATGCCGTGCTGGAAGACCTCGTCGATGTCGCCCACCCGATCGCACACCGTCCTGGGCAACAGCACCACATTGCCGTTGTATGTGTCGCAGCGCTCGGGTCGGCCGGTGGGCTCGACCAGCGCGAGCGCACGGCCGCGGCGCCCCGAGTACGTGGTGCGGGCACTGTCCGAGGCGCGTACGGCGCCGACCACGACCTTGCCGGGTCCGACCGCGTCTGCGGTGTCGAGCAGTACGGCGAGCGCGTTCTCTGCCAGCGTCACGTCGTCATTGAGCCAGAGCTGGAAGTCCCAGGGCGGTTCACCGGTTCGCCGGCTGTTGCGGCTCGCGATACGCATGCCGTGGCTCCAGTAGATGTCGGTACCGACCGTGGTGACCTCCACCTCGGGGTGTGCCGCGCGGACGGCCTCGGGTGTGCCGTCGGTGCTGCCGGCGTCGACGAGATAGGTGCGCAGGGAGGTCTTCTCCGGCAGTCCACGCTGTCCGGCGAGCGTGGCAAGCGCGGACAGGGTTTTCTCACGGCGATTGTGACTGGTCATCAGTACGGCGATGCGGAGTGGTGGCATGCGGGACTCCTCAACTCGAACACCTCATCATTACCGAATGAATCGCCCGCAATTGCCCAACCGGGCCGGGTGCTCATCCGAACGGCCAACTGGTGGCCGCCCCCACCGCATTTCTCATACGAGGTGCTCAGGTCGCGCGTCATGGAGCTCGGAAATGGCTACAGCCGCGCACGAGAAGTCGGTGATTGCCGGTAGGAGTGTGACGCCGACCCTCTCTGCCGATGCCGGCGCGCCATGAAAGCGAAGGCAGGATCACAGCACCTCGACACGGTCCCCCCGGCAGCGGTTGCGGGTATCGAAGACATACGCCCCGGCCTGCTCGACGAGCGCGTAGTCGAAGGTGTCGTGGTCGGTTGCCACGACCACCACGTCGGCCGCCCGGATTTCAGCTTCGG includes these proteins:
- a CDS encoding O-antigen ligase family protein; the protein is MLLDPTTVLFGCAGLIACAALSASFVRWPVWGIGLYTAVQLWQSQQNMRPPLRSPGLDLMPTDVLTVCLLAAALIMSVRKRGRRPRASLLVLLGLTACALMRGFGLFGVQTAGNEARTSFVQLLCVAFFVAAIPPGRNLLRVVSLIWVPAACVLSLAALLWWLNVGIGSNSDSIMVDGVLTNARPVNAAEALIIGQAALMLLCGHGFARGRALAWPLLLVVVLTQHRTVWLATGVMVTGWLVCRRRQSGSRAAALAVLGSVSVLSLLAVSLGAADQVTSSLAASSEDDTTLMWRMEGWHALVAHLDGVPEWLLGQPFGSGYDRVVDGTLVTVSPHDYYLEVLLRLGLLGLAAILVLYARAWREAGADREHGLLLRLLICSQLVYMITYSLSPEQAVIVGLLTTCAQPRSAPRPSTTQESPCLARLHSSPASPARTARI
- a CDS encoding FkbM family methyltransferase, coding for MTTPGVSQLRHAKPVLRGVRDLLMRSHTFQRAVRAGTVRGHVPLTVWQHLRPTGVWQLHAPDGSTFRYHCGRDDVLAGPVVWTDLRLWEEATHPLFYRLARTARGFLDAGAYAGLYTLLACQANPRLHAVAVEPNPAAARMLRRNVDVNGFGPRVHVVAKALSEVPGRARLTIPERITTATLRDDADGCGRSTVDVEVTTGDLAVDDRPIDLVKIDVEGLEPEVLRGMSQTLADHRPIVIAECLDRPALERLRSTAAEFGYHHLHHLAPHGPVAVPHGFAPPRRHQNFLLTTAPFTS
- the gmd gene encoding GDP-mannose 4,6-dehydratase, producing MPRKTALVTGITGQDGSYLAELLLSKGYLVHGLIRRSSTFTTQRIDHLYQDPHEPDARLRLHYGDLADGSRIAALLEGIQPDEVYHLAAQSHVRVSFDEPEFTGTTTGLGTTRLLEAIRATGLPCRFYQASSSEMFGTTAPPQSESSAFHPCSPYAAAKVYAYWITRNYREAYGIHAVNGILFNHESPRRGETFVTRKIARAAARIARGEQDVLHLGNLEARRDWGYAPEYVDAMWRMLQQDEPDDYVVATGTSYSVRDFLSFCFEHVGLDWERHVRFDERYLRPSEVPDLVGDASKAERELGWQAAVHAPELARIMVDAELAVVPNPVRERSLTGA
- a CDS encoding oligosaccharide flippase family protein, which codes for MTDAPKSAGRVLSVLSWSYGGAVVSVALQLGYTAWTARVAPHNAFGAYAIALTLTQLPGLVATAGLATCVLRAEQLSRALFHAALRLSLLTGVICWAVIEVAAPWCAALWEMPELTLFLRLLGCQYLVAPTGCVLLSALRRVGLPGCATVAELSGQVAGCVVGAVVLTGTGAPAALALALPITAFTTFGLAVSGTGAKLTLARDPDTPSGSLLGLSGFLTGFALLRTLAASAPLWMAGRLLGPAAAGLWSRAQLLCDVPVNVLLKGLNQAAVPLLADRRSQGLPLTRPAQHLLYAASAGFVVFGALAGAGPAALALLLGPGWEGAVALAPAFAASAALQVVYAAGCALDLARGTRRDLVLTQLVLLAVTGVGLVGAVGWREPLPFIAAGAAGLAVGHAVQLVRWHRTDTLDATAVARSHLTHLTAGVCLAATGNWGASALGGLPGAVLAMSPALLGCWLLRGRLPAYQAAAEIGLLGRPGRRAKHPVTVPVSRL
- a CDS encoding glycosyltransferase family 2 protein, which gives rise to MPPLRIAVLMTSHNRREKTLSALATLAGQRGLPEKTSLRTYLVDAGSTDGTPEAVRAAHPEVEVTTVGTDIYWSHGMRIASRNSRRTGEPPWDFQLWLNDDVTLAENALAVLLDTADAVGPGKVVVGAVRASDSARTTYSGRRGRALALVEPTGRPERCDTYNGNVVLLPRTVCDRVGDIDEVFQHGIGDYDHGFRVRQAGIPAYVTPCHVGICDLPPPHTGSREPGIGVREALRRITSQRELPPRQWRVYCLRHCWPWAPLLMFSPYVKAAVRSSVRRSPAGG